Proteins encoded by one window of Dermochelys coriacea isolate rDerCor1 chromosome 13, rDerCor1.pri.v4, whole genome shotgun sequence:
- the LOC119842372 gene encoding antileukoproteinase-like yields the protein MKSLGVFCLVGLLTLWMVPPSCSGTILPVQQIPRVKPGTCPVVPFRCQMLNPPNRCQSDSQCAGAEKCCETGCGLGCVLTQQGKPDTCPYVIFKCALYNPPNRCYSDRQCPRFKKCCETFCGKDCVYPEGYGKA from the exons ATGAAGTCACTAGGTGTCTTCTGCCTCGTGGGGCTCCTCACTCTCTGGATGGTGCCGCCATCTTGTTCTGGCACAATCTTACCCGTGCAACAAATCCCCAGAG TGAAACCTGGGACCTGCCCAGTGGTTCCTTTCAGGTGCCAGATGTTGAATCCCCCTAATCGTTGTCAATCAGACAGCCAGTGTGCCGGGGCAGAGAAGTGCTGTGAGACTGGCTGTGGATTGGGCTGCGTTCTAACTCAGCAAG GGAAACCTGACACCTGTCCATACGTCATCTTTAAGTGCGCTCTGTACAATCCCCCAAATCGCTGCTACTCTGACCGCCAGTGTCCAAGATTCAAGAAGTGCTGTGAGACTTTCTGCGGGAAGGACTGTGTTTATCCTGAGGGATATGGTAAAG CATAA
- the LOC122456386 gene encoding elafin-like, producing the protein MKLVGIFLLVGVLTLWMVPPSWSGTILPVQQIPRVKPGTCPVVPFRCQMLNPPNRCQSDSQCAGAEKCCETGCGLGCVLTQQA; encoded by the exons ATGAAGTTAGTGGGCATCTTCCTCCTTGTGGGGGTCCTCACCCTCTGGATGGTGCCACCAtcttggtctggcacaatcttaCCCGTGCAACAAATCCCCAGAG TGAAACCTGGGACCTGCCCAGTGGTTCCTTTCAGGTGCCAGATGTTGAATCCCCCTAATCGTTGTCAATCAGACAGCCAGTGTGCCGGGGCAGAGAAGTGCTGTGAAACTGGCTGTGGATTGGGCTGTGTTCTAACTCAGCAAG caTAA